One Camelus ferus isolate YT-003-E chromosome 31, BCGSAC_Cfer_1.0, whole genome shotgun sequence genomic window, AGTCCCAGAGGGAGCGATTAGGAGAAAGGGGTAGAAAGCTTTAGAAGGTCCCAAACATGGGGAAAGATTGTCCATCTAAGTCCATGAAGCTAATAGGTCACTGCAAAATTTCAGTCCAAGGTGATCTTCTTCAAAACACATTGCAATGAAACTGCCTAAAATCAAaggtagaattttaaaagcagcaagagaaaaaaaattttctctcctaAAAGAGTATCCCCATAAATCtaacagcagatttctcagcagagaCCTTGCAAGCCAGGAGAGAATGAGATGATATATTCGAAAGGCATCTACTGCACGCAGACCTGTAAAACCATCACTCAAATAAAGCCTGTGTATGCTACAGCCACCTGGTGGCCATCTCTCTATCTTTGATCAGCCCCCAAATCCTCCAGACCCCCTAAACCTCGCCACTGCATCTGTGCCAACACAGACCTGGACACCCAGGCTTTGCGTCCCCTCACTGACTAGCAGGCTCTCGGCACCTAAGCTCCCTCCACACACTGGCCCCCCAGTCATCAGCTCGCTTGCCTTGGGAAGGGGGTTTTCCAGCCTCAGCCCAGCTATACGCAAGAGGAGCGTTTCCTGCAATGCGGACTAGCAAGTTTCTGCCTTCCCTTGGGCGGCAGACACGTTCTCCAGTGAGCTCTGAACCCCAGCCTTGGGGAGGGACTCTCCTGCCAAGTTTGGTCCTTCCATTCTTCCCTAACCCGGAGATATTCCTGGAGTCCTCTTGACCCTTTATAGTTACTCCTCTGTTATATTAAACTCCCCTGTTCAAGTCCTGCatggtttctgtttcctgaatGGACCCTGCATATCTTTGGCCCTTCTCCGTTGCCACCCCAACCCCTCTACAGCTTCTGATTGATCGCCGCCCTGACTCCTCCAGCTCTCATAGGTCTTTTTGAATGGGAGGGACAGACTCTAAAGGAGGTACGTACGCTTTGCTGGTGTTGTCTCCGATCTGTCCCCTCTGCACCTGCTCACTTCACTCAGCTCCATCACCAGTCTCAGCTGGGAAGATGCTAGGAATACGGTATAAGAAGGACACCTCAGTGCTTCTCATGTACAAACagctctttctgttctctttcagaTGACGTTCCATGTGGCTACAGACCCCAGTTTTCAAACTCATCGCTGTTACAAATTCACGAACTGTTTGAAGTTCAGGATGGCGAGTTCCCATGGCAAGTGAGTATCCAGATCTCACAGAAACACCTCTGTGGAGGCTCAATCATACATCGGTGGTGGGTTCTGACAGCTGCACACTGCTTCCCAAGAACCCTGTAAGTTTCTGCGGTGTTGTCTTAATTTATACCAGGTCTCTGCAGCATATTGTCTGGGCTGGGTAGCTTAATGGGTTTGTGTACAAGGCTTGTGAAGCCATGGGCTCTTCAGCCAGTTTGCTCCCATTGGCTTTGTACCAAAAAATGTCTGCTCTACACCTATTCTCTCCTCTTTAGTAAACCGTATCTAAAGGTTGGGTGCTAGTTGTGGCTACGCAGCCAGTACTGGAAAATCAGCACAAGGCTTCTCTTTTCCTGCCCACCATCTGTGTAGACAACAAGCTGTATCCATTCATTGTACATACACAGGCTGCTATGTGCTGTTCTAAGTGAGGGTGATGTGGTGGTCGACAAGGCAGTCAAGCTCCCTGTGGTCAAGGAACTCGCATTCTATTCTCCTGGATGGATTCCTTCCACTTACTTGGAGGGGATGAGACAGTCCCCTTGGGTTGATAGTCACCAGCCTGAGTTGAGACCCCTGATTCCTGCCCCTCTCATCTCCAGCCACTGTTTTTGCACTTCTCAGTGTTCAGTTGTACACTCTGCTGATTACAAATGTGTCTGTAAACAAGAAATGCAACATATTATTATAGTTTGGAGTTATTATATTCATTCTTTAGACTAGAAATGACATTGGAAAATGTCACTGTGGTCATGGGATCCAGAACATTCAACGATGTCCACCTGGAGAGAAAGCAAGTGCAGAAAATAATTATTCACAAAGATTACAAGCCACCCCGCCTGGACAGtgacctctccctgctcctgctcGCCACGCCAATACAATTTACGAACTTCAAAATGCCCATCTGcctgcagaggaaggagagggtctGGGACCGCTGTTGGATGACAGAATGGGTGACGCCTCCTGCATACGGTAGGTGCCTTCCCTTCAGAACCCATAGCAAGCCCGCGTGTGGGTCCCACTGGGCCTGACAGCGTGATGCTCCGGAAGACTCAGGTCTGAGCTTTGGCCTCTCCACCCTAGCTCTGTGATTTTGAGCTGGCTCCTTCACCTTCCTTGCCCGCacttttccccatctgtagaatgaCAGTAATGCTGCCCTCAGATAAGTTCTGTGGATTAaattaagtgagattatacaTGCAAGGTCCCTAGTAGAAGCCTGGAACATAGAAGACTCTCAAAACATGAGAGTGATGATCATTTTTCTGAAGCCCAGAAGCAGTGTAGAAAACCAGTTCGGATTCTTCTGTCCTGGGCTGTTTTACAGTCGCGTCTCCCCAGCTGTTCATCATCCAATGAAGCTCATGCAGGCCACCATCCTGAAATAACGCTGAGACAGATGGTCCTCAACCAAGCACAGTCATCAACTGCTCTCCTTTCCCAAGGCACCAGGCTGGCCAGAcaggggtggcgggggtgggatggggagaaggCCAGAAGGTCCTCTAGGCTCAAGCTTGTTTCCTTCCCGCAAGATGTGCCATTTTCCTGGTTTCTCCACTGACCTGGCAGAGACGGGTTCAGAAGTGAGGCTGTTCTGAACCTCTGCACAGGGACAAATCATGGCTGTGAAGAGACGGCGGGGTCACGGAGAAGGCTCATTCCAGCTTCAcctggcgggggttggggtgggggttggtaaGTTGCTCCCGGAGGGAGTGAGATCCCAAAGGGGACCTGTATAAGCGGAGGTGAAGGAACCGCTTACTGGAAATACCAGAGGGGAGACTGAGCTGGGCATGGCAGGAGGTCCCCTCTGTGGCCTTCCGTCCCTGGGAGTCCGTGGTTTGCAGAGTGTTCACATGCTTCTGGCGCCTTGGCCCTGATCATTTGCGGGCCCATCCCTCTCAGTGGTTGGAGCAGTGTTCATTCTCATACTAGCTTCCTCACTTTGCCAGACCAATACGGCCACTTAAACACATACCTGCAGAAGCTGAGAGTGATGCAGATTAACCGCAGAGAATGCAGCCAGAGGGTGGACCAGCTCTCCAGGAGCATGCTTTGTGCGTGGAAAGAACCCGGCACCAAAGGCAATTGCCAGGTACTCAGCCCCTGTCTCGGTCCCATCCTCTAtggccccgccccttcccaggTTCCCAGGGGGGAAGCCCCTAGCCCACACCACTAGGACCCTCTGACTCTGCCTTCTAGTTAGAGGCACTTTGATTGCTTTGCGGACTGTGCCCTCTGCCTTTTCTCATTCTCAGGGAGACAGTGGGGCACCTATGGTCTGTACCATCCATGGAAACCAGAGGCTCTTCCAAGTGGGTGTCTTCAGTTGGGGCGTAAGATCAGGCTTCAGGGGGAGGCCTGGGATGTTTGTGTCTGTGGCTCAATTTCTTCCATGGATCcgggaagagacagaaaaggcgGGGAAAGTCTACACCACCTCGGGATCCCAGAGCAGACCCCTGCCCCGTGCCCTGCAGTGCCCCTTGTTGTTAGGCTTGGGGTCTCAGATGCTGCTGACCACCATGGCTACTGGTGATAAATCAAGGCACTGAACTTCAGACCCacactttcttcttctccttctcccttctctcctcccatccttaCACAAGCATACATGCAGCATCTACTATAGGTTAGTCCCTATGCCTGACCCTGGAAGATGGACGTAGACTCAACTCTCCCACATTCTCACAGTCTAAAGAAGGAAGATCAAACGGCACTAAAAAGAGATACAAGCGGTGcatggagggtggggctgaaataATCTGCATTCTGCAGCAGAGAAATACTGTTTGTAAAACAATTCTTGCTGTGCCACAGAGTTTTAGAAGAGAGTGAGTGCCTGGGCATGGGACACcaagcagctgtgtgacctgggctgCCCACCGTCACCCAGCAAAGCACGTGGTTTGGCAGGCCAGCAGCACTCCATCTTCTGATGGAAACGTGGGATTGGGCTCAAGCAAGTTTAAGTGAGTTGATGAAACACATCCCCTTGGCCCCCATGTCACCTCTGTCTGCTGCAGTGAAGCTTCTGTTTTAGCCTGTGTTGTGACTTAACAGGAGGCCCTCTGCCAGCTGATGACAGAGGAAAAGCTCTCAGTCCTGGTTCTGCTCAGGGTTGACCTTGAATGAGGCAGTGAGGGGAAACAGCCCTGTGGGCAGAGCATGGAACAGCACACTGGACCATCTCCCTTTTACTAAGAAACAGGTGGTGTGAGAGGAAGCCTTGGGCAGTGGTGAATTTCTATCCCTTGATTTACAAACCTGTGTTTTCTGGCCATGGGAGAATCAGCACCATGCGTTAAATACTGGCTGTTAAGTTACATTATTCTTTGTGAAAGAGGACTTCGACCTCATTAGTCGTTAGATCACGGTAGGATCAGTTCAGACCCTTCAGTGAGACGTTCTTTTCCGACAGGCGTGCTGCTTCTAGGCAGGGGAGTGCTCGGTCAGCTCAGTGAATCCCACTGCCTCACTTTTGTTGTGTTATAACCAGTTGATCAGAAGTTGTGTCCAATGGGAAATCATGGGATGAAATAACGAGGCATTTAGTAAGTTGTGTGTGGTGGCGTGGCAGAAGCCTTGCGGGCAAGGCAGACACATCCACACACAGGGTACATGCCTATCACTATGATGAAAAATCACCGCCTGCTCTGCGAGGGAAGAGGTCAAGCGTAATCATCCTTCCATGAGGTGGGTTAGGTGCCACATCACCCTCGCCAGCAGAGGATGGCCACAACAGGATGTTTTAACGACGCGGACGCTCCTTgtggaaatgtatttttcaatgcCTAATTTAACACGGTGTCATCAGGACTCACATAATGGATGGAGTTAGAGGACGGGTGAGCAGGTCACACTTACTAAATCCACTCTGACATTCCTATGCTAGACTTTGTATGCCTTCTTTTATAGTCTACAAAAGAATTCCATTTCATGTAGGCTTTTTTTTTGGTCCAGGATTTTATTGTCAGCTAAACAAACAGCCATTTCTAGCTGCTCCAGATAACTAACTTGAagacagatttttctcttaagtgCACTCAGACTGATAAATTTGGCCCAATCACATTTTACTTTACCCCTCGCCTAACTGCCTTAGAATCTAAGCTCGCACATAATCCTCAGG contains:
- the LOC116660732 gene encoding serine protease 55-like codes for the protein MASSHGKLEMTLENVTVVMGSRTFNDVHLERKQVQKIIIHKDYKPPRLDSDLSLLLLATPIQFTNFKMPICLQRKERVWDRCWMTEWVTPPAYDQYGHLNTYLQKLRVMQINRRECSQRVDQLSRSMLCAWKEPGTKGNCQGDSGAPMVCTIHGNQRLFQVGVFSWGVRSGFRGRPGMFVSVAQFLPWIREETEKAGKVYTTSGSQSRPLPRALQCPLLLGLGSQMLLTTMATGDKSRH